The following are encoded in a window of bacterium genomic DNA:
- the rplE gene encoding 50S ribosomal protein L5 has translation MSILRDHYREKVVKTLMKEFGYGNVMQVPKVKKVVVHVGAGEASQDSKLIEPIVDDLAKITGQKPVVTKAKKAISNFRLRKGMVVGARVTLRGERAYHFMERFFNFAAPQIRDFRGFPTDSFDGRGSYTLGLREQLIFPEIERDKVKKVFGMDITIVTTAKHDDETKALLGYLGMPFRKE, from the coding sequence ATGAGTATACTGCGCGACCATTACCGTGAAAAAGTTGTAAAAACACTTATGAAAGAGTTCGGCTACGGCAATGTAATGCAGGTACCGAAAGTCAAGAAAGTCGTAGTGCACGTTGGAGCCGGTGAAGCGTCCCAGGATTCCAAGCTAATAGAGCCTATTGTGGATGATCTTGCAAAGATAACGGGTCAGAAACCTGTTGTCACCAAGGCCAAGAAAGCTATATCCAACTTCAGGCTGCGCAAGGGCATGGTCGTAGGTGCAAGAGTTACCCTCAGGGGTGAACGCGCCTACCACTTTATGGAACGGTTTTTCAACTTTGCCGCCCCTCAGATACGAGATTTCAGAGGATTTCCAACGGACTCGTTCGACGGAAGAGGTTCTTACACGCTGGGTCTTCGCGAACAGCTTATCTTCCCCGAGATAGAACGTGATAAAGTCAAAAAAGTCTTTGGTATGGATATCACAATCGTGACTACCGCCAAACATGACGATGAAACCAAGGCTTTGCTCGGTTATCTGGGCATGCCTTTCCGAAAGGAGTAA
- the rplQ gene encoding 50S ribosomal protein L17, with amino-acid sequence MRHRKDISKLRRPEAHRQALVNSLVRSLVINDRITTTLAKAKAAQRLAERIVSRSKRNDLAARRYAYSYLGSHSLVKHLFDEVRPRFEDRNSGFTRIFRLGTRHGDGAEMAILEMTVKPEKKKTETKPKTAKPKASKPKPALKPKTKTAKEKTEDKPKKTAASKKETKPPKEKKSKKEAQPKSEPE; translated from the coding sequence ATGAGACATAGAAAGGATATATCAAAACTAAGGCGTCCTGAGGCGCATCGACAAGCGCTGGTGAATTCGCTGGTGCGTTCTTTGGTTATCAACGATAGAATCACGACTACACTTGCAAAGGCCAAAGCCGCTCAAAGACTGGCCGAACGTATTGTCAGTCGCAGCAAACGCAACGATCTGGCGGCAAGACGGTACGCATACTCCTATCTTGGAAGTCACAGCCTAGTAAAGCATTTGTTCGATGAAGTGCGGCCGCGTTTTGAGGATCGAAACAGCGGCTTTACAAGGATCTTTAGGCTGGGAACCAGGCACGGTGACGGCGCCGAAATGGCGATTCTTGAAATGACCGTTAAACCGGAGAAGAAGAAGACGGAGACGAAACCTAAAACCGCAAAACCGAAAGCGTCCAAACCTAAACCCGCATTGAAACCGAAAACCAAAACCGCGAAAGAGAAGACCGAAGACAAGCCCAAAAAGACTGCCGCCTCAAAGAAAGAAACTAAACCGCCTAAAGAGAAGAAATCAAAAAAGGAAGCACAGCCTAAATCAGAGCCGGAATAG
- the map gene encoding type I methionyl aminopeptidase has protein sequence MIIKSEAEIEGIRESGRILAAALKVAELELAPGKTTAEIDVVIEEYILSNGAKPVFKGYRGFPAASCISINEEVIHGIPGNRELKDGDLVKIDVGVSKNGFISDSSRSFAVGRTSDKIRKLVSVTRDTLDKAIDASRAGNRVGDISHTIEENARAAGFEVVKEYFGHGTGLSLHEEPNIPNYGPKGVGPLLEPGMTLAIEPMLNMGTGKIKLKEDNWTVVTADGKISAHFEHTIAITRKGPEVLTAYV, from the coding sequence ATAATCATTAAATCTGAAGCAGAGATTGAAGGCATAAGGGAATCTGGCAGGATACTAGCCGCAGCGCTGAAGGTGGCGGAACTTGAGCTTGCCCCAGGTAAGACAACCGCAGAGATTGACGTAGTAATAGAAGAATATATCCTTTCCAACGGTGCCAAGCCTGTATTCAAGGGGTACAGGGGTTTTCCTGCCGCATCCTGCATAAGCATAAACGAAGAAGTAATTCACGGGATTCCCGGAAACCGCGAGTTGAAGGATGGAGATCTTGTCAAGATAGATGTAGGGGTTTCCAAAAACGGCTTCATTTCTGATTCCTCCCGCAGTTTTGCGGTCGGCAGGACCTCCGATAAAATCCGCAAGCTCGTTTCCGTGACTCGTGATACGCTGGATAAGGCAATAGACGCGTCCAGAGCAGGAAATAGAGTGGGCGATATCAGCCACACCATAGAAGAGAATGCCAGAGCCGCCGGCTTTGAAGTCGTAAAGGAATATTTCGGCCACGGCACCGGTCTTTCGCTTCACGAAGAGCCTAACATACCGAACTACGGTCCGAAAGGTGTGGGTCCTCTCCTTGAACCAGGAATGACTCTGGCAATAGAACCTATGCTTAACATGGGTACAGGAAAGATAAAACTCAAGGAAGATAACTGGACTGTTGTAACTGCAGACGGAAAGATTTCCGCGCACTTTGAGCACACGATAGCGATAACCCGGAAAGGGCCAGAGGTCCTGACAGCGTATGTCTAA
- the secY gene encoding preprotein translocase subunit SecY: MMQGVGNIFKIPDLRKKILFTILMVIIYRLGTHIPTPGINPLAMGALFKQMQGTVFGLYDLFVGGGLSRASVFAMGVMPYISASIIFQLLGSVFPKIQKMQQDEEGRRKINQYTRYFAVLLAILNAVGISAYLQSLGPVQLGDGRVIPVIAYSGILLRLVTIATLTAGTIFLMWIGELITEKGIGNGISFLIFIGCVDSIPQSIGSTIRLVTTGAKSWFVLIVLLAIIIFTFAAMILMTQAVRKIPVQYPKRVVGRRIYGGQSTFIPLRLTTAGVIPIIFAQSIIAIPLTVIQFLGNPNLQQGIQVWFGSGTVIHDVVYALFIIFFSYFYTSMVFNPMDLANNMKRMGGFIPGIRPGQKTAEYINSVLSKITLPGAIFLALVALLPTWIMQGLGVPFYLGGTTYLIIVGVALDTIQQIESHLLMRSYEGLLKGTKIRGRR, encoded by the coding sequence ATGATGCAGGGCGTAGGTAATATCTTCAAGATTCCTGATCTAAGGAAGAAGATACTTTTTACCATTCTGATGGTAATAATCTACCGCCTCGGCACCCACATTCCAACACCAGGCATCAATCCCCTTGCCATGGGCGCGCTTTTCAAGCAGATGCAAGGCACGGTCTTCGGCCTGTACGACCTGTTCGTGGGCGGAGGACTCTCTCGCGCTTCAGTCTTTGCAATGGGCGTCATGCCTTACATCTCGGCATCCATTATCTTCCAGCTCTTGGGTTCTGTGTTTCCTAAGATACAGAAGATGCAGCAGGACGAAGAAGGCCGGCGCAAGATCAATCAGTACACGCGCTATTTCGCAGTGCTTTTGGCAATTCTTAATGCTGTCGGCATATCCGCTTACCTTCAGAGTCTTGGACCCGTTCAATTAGGCGATGGAAGAGTCATTCCTGTCATCGCTTACAGCGGAATACTCCTTAGGCTAGTCACAATAGCTACACTTACAGCCGGAACCATATTCCTTATGTGGATAGGCGAGCTTATTACGGAGAAGGGTATAGGAAACGGAATAAGCTTTCTTATCTTCATAGGCTGCGTTGACAGTATTCCACAAAGCATAGGTAGCACCATTAGGCTCGTGACAACAGGCGCAAAGTCGTGGTTCGTGCTGATTGTGCTTCTTGCTATAATCATCTTTACCTTTGCCGCCATGATTCTCATGACCCAGGCGGTTCGCAAGATACCCGTTCAGTATCCAAAACGAGTAGTTGGGAGACGCATCTACGGCGGTCAGTCCACGTTTATTCCACTGAGGCTGACCACGGCCGGAGTAATCCCAATCATCTTTGCCCAGAGCATTATTGCCATTCCCCTTACCGTTATTCAGTTTCTCGGAAATCCCAATCTCCAGCAAGGAATTCAGGTTTGGTTCGGTTCAGGAACCGTCATACACGATGTAGTCTACGCCTTGTTTATTATATTCTTTTCTTATTTCTATACGTCCATGGTTTTCAACCCTATGGATCTTGCCAACAACATGAAGCGTATGGGCGGTTTCATTCCTGGGATCAGGCCGGGTCAGAAGACTGCCGAGTACATAAATAGCGTTCTTTCCAAGATTACGCTACCGGGTGCAATATTCCTTGCCTTAGTCGCGCTCCTACCTACTTGGATAATGCAGGGTCTCGGGGTTCCCTTCTATCTCGGCGGAACAACATACCTGATTATCGTGGGTGTAGCCTTAGATACCATCCAGCAGATAGAGTCACATCTTCTTATGCGTTCTTATGAAGGACTCCTTAAGGGCACTAAGATAAGAGGACGTCGTTGA
- the rpsE gene encoding 30S ribosomal protein S5, translating to MFEKHQLTETQEELLDQVIEIKRVTKVVKGGKRFKLSATVVVGDGTGHVGVGHGKANEVAMAVSKGREHARKVLYKIPVSRTIPHSTEARFSASKVIIKPASPGTGLIATLPVRAILQACGIKDALTKSLGSHTPYNLAMATIHALKKLRNLEEVARLRNKPISYFMERKDAGEK from the coding sequence ATGTTTGAAAAGCATCAATTAACTGAGACTCAGGAAGAGCTTCTCGATCAAGTCATCGAGATAAAACGCGTGACAAAAGTAGTCAAAGGCGGAAAACGCTTCAAATTATCAGCGACGGTCGTGGTTGGCGACGGTACCGGACATGTGGGAGTCGGACACGGCAAGGCCAATGAAGTAGCAATGGCCGTATCAAAAGGCCGTGAACATGCGCGTAAGGTTCTCTATAAGATTCCGGTTTCCCGGACTATCCCGCATTCAACTGAAGCAAGGTTTTCTGCAAGCAAGGTTATAATCAAACCCGCCTCGCCAGGAACCGGTCTCATAGCAACCCTTCCGGTCAGGGCAATACTCCAGGCTTGCGGAATCAAGGATGCCCTGACGAAATCGCTCGGATCACATACGCCATACAATCTGGCCATGGCTACGATACATGCGCTAAAGAAGCTGAGAAATCTCGAAGAAGTCGCCAGACTGCGGAACAAACCTATTTCATACTTTATGGAGCGTAAGGATGCCGGCGAAAAGTAA
- a CDS encoding nucleoside monophosphate kinase, producing the protein MVLLGPPGAGKGTLARDLAECAHFSVFVTGDVLRKAIQEETELGRSIKSNVEAGRLVDDETILTLVRDFLRSHREGVIFDGFPRTIGQAKALESIIGADSLGVVYLELSEEMVLKRLGSRRNCPACGKIYNLLSNPPLKDGTCDDCGCALIVRKDDDPDIIKSRYDVYLKETAPLVEYYDGRLIKVNADRSVDEVFHDVRGKLCQE; encoded by the coding sequence ATTGTGCTTCTGGGACCCCCAGGTGCCGGCAAGGGCACTCTCGCTCGTGATTTGGCAGAGTGTGCACATTTTTCCGTCTTCGTCACAGGCGACGTTTTGCGAAAGGCTATCCAGGAGGAGACCGAGCTGGGCAGGAGCATAAAATCAAATGTAGAAGCCGGCAGGCTAGTCGATGATGAAACTATCTTGACGCTTGTTCGCGACTTCCTGCGCTCGCATAGAGAAGGCGTTATCTTTGACGGGTTTCCTCGTACAATAGGCCAGGCTAAAGCTCTTGAATCTATAATCGGTGCCGATTCCCTGGGGGTCGTATACCTCGAATTATCGGAAGAGATGGTTTTGAAACGCTTGGGCTCAAGAAGAAACTGCCCTGCTTGCGGAAAAATATACAATCTCCTGTCGAATCCTCCGCTTAAGGACGGGACTTGCGACGACTGCGGTTGCGCTCTCATTGTCCGCAAAGACGATGATCCAGATATCATCAAGTCCAGATATGATGTATACTTGAAAGAAACGGCTCCTCTTGTAGAATACTACGACGGCAGATTGATAAAAGTCAATGCCGATCGTTCCGTTGATGAAGTCTTCCATGACGTGAGAGGCAAGCTTTGTCAGGAATAA
- the infA gene encoding translation initiation factor IF-1, which yields MSKRDLIQTEGAVIEALPNATFRVELDNGFKVLAHLSGKMRMNYIKILPGDRVLVELSPYDLSRGRIVYRFK from the coding sequence ATGTCTAAAAGGGATCTTATACAGACGGAAGGAGCAGTAATAGAGGCGTTGCCAAATGCGACATTTCGCGTAGAATTAGACAACGGTTTTAAGGTTTTAGCGCATCTATCTGGCAAGATGCGGATGAATTACATCAAGATTCTTCCAGGTGACAGGGTTCTTGTAGAACTTTCACCGTATGATCTGTCCAGAGGCCGGATTGTTTACAGATTTAAGTAA
- a CDS encoding aspartate 1-decarboxylase codes for MTDKNLEYEGSLALSGTLISKAGLEPGQMVLIVNLENAERFETYLIEAGEGECSLNGGTARLGEIGDRLIIIAVAYLDPGERIEPVVIKVDRQNKPLE; via the coding sequence GTGACCGATAAAAACCTCGAATACGAGGGCAGCCTTGCCCTTTCAGGCACATTAATATCGAAGGCGGGACTTGAACCTGGTCAGATGGTTCTTATAGTCAATCTGGAGAATGCAGAGAGGTTCGAGACCTATCTTATTGAGGCAGGCGAGGGCGAGTGCTCCCTGAACGGCGGGACGGCAAGGCTTGGGGAGATAGGCGATAGATTGATAATCATTGCCGTAGCCTATCTGGACCCAGGAGAGCGTATCGAGCCGGTGGTAATTAAGGTGGACAGGCAGAACAAGCCTCTGGAGTAG
- the rplF gene encoding 50S ribosomal protein L6, whose protein sequence is MARASFKPISIPSGVSFSQTENGYVFKGPKGSVDVVFVPGISLKGEKSDIQLSYSSRPENKAMLGLAVALVKNAISGVTEGFSKVLTLRGTGFKVQKEDSKLTFTIGYSHPIVYPLPKGIDAEIFEPKARDDKEWIADITIKGVDKQLVGQVAAEIRRYRPPDPYKGKGLRYKNEHVRRKLGKRAAGAE, encoded by the coding sequence ATGGCCCGCGCATCTTTCAAGCCTATTTCAATTCCTTCAGGCGTCAGTTTTAGTCAGACAGAGAACGGTTATGTGTTCAAAGGCCCTAAAGGGTCAGTGGATGTCGTTTTTGTTCCGGGCATATCGCTGAAAGGGGAGAAATCCGATATTCAACTTTCATACTCAAGCCGTCCTGAAAACAAAGCGATGCTCGGTCTTGCAGTCGCCCTGGTGAAAAACGCTATTTCTGGTGTAACTGAAGGATTCTCAAAGGTTCTGACTCTTAGAGGCACCGGTTTCAAGGTTCAGAAGGAAGATTCCAAGTTAACTTTTACAATAGGTTACAGTCATCCGATAGTTTACCCGCTGCCCAAAGGGATAGACGCCGAAATATTCGAACCTAAAGCCCGCGACGATAAAGAATGGATTGCAGATATCACGATTAAAGGCGTTGACAAGCAGCTTGTAGGACAAGTAGCAGCGGAAATAAGACGCTACCGTCCTCCCGACCCCTACAAGGGCAAGGGTTTGCGGTATAAGAACGAGCATGTTCGTCGCAAGCTTGGCAAGCGTGCCGCAGGAGCTGAATAA
- the rpsD gene encoding 30S ribosomal protein S4: MARDISPSCKKCRREGEKLFLKGERCLSEKCALSRRGAKEHSRFVRRTSAYAQQLKEKQKLRLMYGMLEGQFRRFFELADKRGNPAIELLLLLERRLDNVVYRIGWAESRPQARQLVRHGHVAVGGKKVDIPSYSVQADDIVTLSSPDSSFAQEKTEHVDSNRLAPWMSVEGKQNRIRITRLPAAEDVAEIPVNTQLVVELYSK; the protein is encoded by the coding sequence ATGGCTCGAGATATATCACCTTCCTGCAAGAAGTGCCGGCGCGAAGGAGAAAAGCTCTTTCTCAAAGGCGAACGCTGCCTCAGCGAGAAATGCGCTCTTTCCCGTCGCGGCGCCAAGGAACATTCAAGGTTCGTGAGACGGACCTCGGCCTATGCCCAGCAGCTCAAGGAAAAACAGAAATTGCGTCTTATGTATGGAATGCTTGAAGGACAGTTCCGGCGTTTCTTCGAGCTTGCAGATAAGCGGGGCAACCCTGCAATAGAGCTTCTTTTGCTTCTGGAACGCCGGCTTGATAACGTAGTTTACAGAATCGGATGGGCTGAAAGCCGACCGCAGGCAAGGCAGCTTGTCCGTCACGGCCACGTCGCCGTGGGCGGAAAAAAAGTGGATATTCCTTCCTACTCGGTGCAAGCGGACGATATCGTAACTCTGAGCAGTCCCGATTCGAGTTTTGCCCAGGAAAAAACCGAACATGTGGATTCGAATCGTCTTGCTCCATGGATGAGCGTGGAAGGAAAACAGAACAGAATCCGTATTACCCGCCTGCCTGCTGCGGAAGATGTAGCCGAGATACCTGTTAATACCCAGCTTGTAGTAGAGCTTTACTCCAAATAA
- the rpsM gene encoding 30S ribosomal protein S13 encodes MARIAGVDLIPNKSIEYALPDIFGIGLVKSREILTKTGIDFRKKVKDLDENELALIRQEIEQNHKVEGALRADLASNIKRLIEINCYRGSRHKMGLPVRGQRTRTNARTRKGPKKTSGKLKLKKNV; translated from the coding sequence GTGGCTCGTATCGCCGGTGTAGATTTAATACCAAACAAGTCTATTGAATACGCTTTGCCCGATATTTTTGGAATAGGACTTGTTAAGTCAAGAGAGATCCTTACAAAGACCGGAATTGATTTTAGAAAGAAGGTCAAGGATCTCGATGAGAACGAATTGGCCCTTATACGGCAGGAAATAGAGCAGAATCATAAAGTCGAGGGAGCGCTGAGAGCGGATTTAGCCTCAAACATAAAGCGTCTTATAGAAATCAACTGCTACAGAGGTTCAAGGCACAAGATGGGTCTTCCGGTCAGGGGACAGCGCACGCGTACAAACGCTCGCACACGTAAAGGGCCCAAGAAGACCAGCGGCAAATTAAAACTTAAGAAGAATGTCTAG
- the rpsH gene encoding 30S ribosomal protein S8: protein MDVISDYIAALNNAILAHKKEVRIPASRFKQEISRILLEEGYISNFQLLEKEWPLQILIQLKYSAHGESVVAGIRKVSKQSRRVYRKADDIPRVRNGLGTAIVSTSQGVMTDRHARNLGIGGEIICEVW, encoded by the coding sequence ATGGATGTAATCAGCGATTATATTGCAGCATTGAATAATGCCATTCTGGCTCATAAAAAAGAAGTCAGGATTCCTGCTTCAAGGTTCAAACAGGAGATTTCTCGTATCCTCTTGGAAGAGGGTTACATCAGCAATTTCCAGCTTCTTGAAAAGGAATGGCCTTTACAGATACTTATTCAGCTTAAATACTCCGCACACGGAGAAAGCGTTGTGGCTGGAATCAGAAAAGTCTCAAAGCAATCCCGCAGGGTTTACAGAAAAGCGGACGATATACCGAGAGTGCGCAACGGGCTTGGGACAGCTATTGTATCCACATCCCAGGGCGTAATGACCGACCGCCATGCCCGAAATCTAGGGATAGGCGGCGAGATAATATGCGAGGTATGGTAA
- a CDS encoding 50S ribosomal protein L18: protein MKHVKQFGRKRRHLHIRERVKGTSERPRLVIFRSNRHIYAQIVNDEENRVITGFSSQSQAFKNMNVEGDKKADSRAVGKLLAKALKERGISRIVFDRAGYRYHGRVKALAEAAREEGLEF from the coding sequence ATGAAACATGTCAAACAGTTCGGACGAAAAAGGCGTCATCTGCATATACGCGAAAGAGTTAAGGGAACCTCAGAACGGCCCCGTTTGGTTATCTTCCGTTCCAACAGGCACATCTATGCGCAAATTGTAAATGACGAAGAAAATCGCGTTATTACCGGATTTTCCTCTCAATCCCAGGCTTTCAAGAACATGAATGTTGAAGGCGATAAGAAGGCAGATTCCCGTGCGGTGGGCAAGTTGCTCGCGAAGGCATTGAAGGAGCGCGGCATATCCAGGATAGTTTTTGATCGCGCAGGTTATCGCTATCATGGAAGGGTCAAAGCCCTTGCCGAAGCCGCCCGCGAGGAAGGACTGGAGTTCTAG
- a CDS encoding 50S ribosomal protein L24: MKITIRKGDLVEVVTGEDKGRQGKVLKIDKEKGRVLVEGINMVKRHERSKGKANKPGGIIEKPAFVDRSNVALVCPKCGKPSRMGRALKGDNKVKVCKRCGGEIVS, encoded by the coding sequence ATGAAAATAACTATCAGAAAGGGTGATCTTGTTGAAGTTGTAACCGGAGAAGACAAGGGGAGACAAGGAAAAGTCCTGAAGATAGATAAGGAAAAAGGACGCGTTCTTGTCGAGGGTATCAATATGGTCAAAAGACACGAACGCTCCAAGGGCAAGGCGAACAAACCTGGCGGGATAATTGAAAAACCCGCTTTTGTAGACCGTTCAAACGTTGCCCTTGTATGCCCTAAATGCGGCAAGCCGAGCCGGATGGGCAGGGCGCTTAAAGGTGACAACAAAGTGAAAGTGTGCAAACGCTGCGGGGGAGAGATAGTATCATGA
- the rpmD gene encoding 50S ribosomal protein L30, translating into MPAKSKKNVKIKVTLVGSLIDSKPVHKKTARALGLRRRGASRIHDDNPVIRGMIAKVVHLVNVEEVSNG; encoded by the coding sequence ATGCCGGCGAAAAGTAAGAAGAATGTTAAGATAAAAGTCACCCTTGTGGGCAGTCTTATTGATTCAAAGCCCGTGCACAAAAAGACTGCAAGAGCGCTCGGTCTGCGCAGACGTGGAGCAAGCCGCATCCACGATGATAATCCGGTTATCAGAGGAATGATAGCTAAAGTCGTCCACCTCGTGAATGTCGAGGAGGTGTCCAATGGCTGA
- the rpoA gene encoding DNA-directed RNA polymerase subunit alpha, protein MAERRRFIKIPEVVHVDHETTSEIYAKFTLGPLSRGWGWTMGTVLRRAMLSSVEGAAPTQLRINGIIHEFSTIDGVLEDVPLIVLNVKKLRFKKEGEGPEYAYLRVDKPGEYKGKDLELSPNLKLVNPDSPILTVTVQDKSLHLELKVEHGRGYETQEVIKKRSPGEPTGTIFLDAFYSPVRQVKLDVTNVRYGDRTDYEQVVFEVFTDGSVTPEKALEQTAELLRDHVEALLSLSDPKLATQESDGAGAGSPWANVSIESLEVPQTVKKALTDHGIYNVSDLLKYSEDEIMTWGDIKPRSFASLRSRLQEMGIMLSEGNNEDDEALSPENDDDEEDTEEDET, encoded by the coding sequence GTGGCTGAGCGTCGTCGATTTATAAAAATACCAGAGGTGGTTCATGTAGATCATGAGACTACTTCTGAAATATATGCAAAGTTTACTTTAGGTCCCTTGAGCAGAGGATGGGGCTGGACGATGGGCACAGTTCTTAGAAGAGCAATGCTTTCGTCCGTTGAGGGTGCGGCTCCAACCCAACTCAGAATAAACGGTATAATCCACGAGTTTTCGACAATAGACGGTGTACTTGAGGATGTTCCACTTATTGTGCTCAACGTAAAGAAGCTCAGATTCAAGAAGGAAGGCGAGGGTCCTGAATACGCCTATCTCAGGGTTGATAAACCTGGCGAATACAAAGGTAAGGATCTTGAACTCTCTCCCAACCTCAAACTTGTCAATCCCGATTCGCCGATTCTTACCGTTACCGTGCAGGATAAATCGCTTCATCTTGAATTGAAGGTTGAGCACGGAAGAGGATACGAAACACAGGAAGTGATTAAAAAGCGCTCGCCTGGCGAACCAACCGGCACTATATTCCTTGATGCCTTCTACTCTCCAGTCCGTCAGGTCAAGCTTGACGTGACAAATGTACGCTATGGAGACCGCACGGACTACGAGCAGGTGGTATTCGAGGTTTTCACCGACGGAAGCGTGACTCCTGAAAAGGCGCTTGAACAGACTGCGGAGCTTCTGCGCGATCATGTAGAAGCTCTTTTGAGCCTGAGCGATCCCAAGCTTGCAACTCAGGAATCAGATGGCGCTGGCGCCGGTTCGCCGTGGGCCAACGTTTCTATTGAATCTCTTGAAGTGCCGCAGACCGTCAAAAAGGCGCTTACCGACCATGGCATTTACAACGTTTCCGATCTACTGAAATACTCAGAGGATGAAATTATGACATGGGGAGATATTAAGCCGCGTTCCTTCGCTTCCCTGCGCTCACGCTTGCAGGAAATGGGCATAATGCTCAGCGAAGGAAACAATGAAGACGACGAGGCTCTTTCTCCCGAAAACGATGATGACGAAGAGGATACGGAAGAAGATGAGACATAG
- the rpsK gene encoding 30S ribosomal protein S11: protein MARKKVYRKKKKFPDTGLVKIHATFNNTIVAITDREGNVLIWASGGRTGFKGAKKGTPFAAQQATEVAAREAASQGLKKVDVIVKGPGPGREAAIRSLQNAGLQITQIVDTTPIPHNGCRPPKQRRV from the coding sequence TTGGCTAGAAAGAAGGTCTATCGTAAGAAGAAAAAGTTCCCTGATACCGGTCTTGTGAAGATTCACGCTACTTTCAACAACACCATAGTGGCAATCACCGACCGTGAAGGCAACGTTCTCATCTGGGCGTCAGGCGGCAGGACCGGATTCAAGGGAGCAAAGAAAGGCACTCCGTTTGCGGCACAGCAGGCTACAGAAGTCGCGGCGCGCGAGGCTGCGTCCCAGGGACTCAAGAAAGTGGACGTTATCGTGAAAGGCCCTGGCCCGGGCCGCGAAGCGGCTATCCGTTCGCTTCAGAATGCAGGACTGCAGATAACCCAGATTGTAGATACAACGCCAATCCCTCATAACGGCTGCAGACCTCCCAAGCAGCGCAGGGTATAG
- a CDS encoding type Z 30S ribosomal protein S14 — protein MARLALIHKQKREPKFRVRHYNRCQRCGRPRAYYRKFGLCRLCFRELALNGEIPGVKKASW, from the coding sequence GTGGCACGACTGGCTTTGATCCATAAACAGAAACGCGAACCCAAGTTTCGCGTCCGCCACTATAATCGCTGCCAGCGCTGCGGAAGACCGCGAGCCTATTACCGCAAGTTCGGACTCTGCAGGCTCTGCTTCCGTGAGCTTGCCCTCAACGGCGAGATTCCGGGCGTTAAAAAGGCGAGCTGGTAA
- the rplO gene encoding 50S ribosomal protein L15: MAELLKRHPGAHKRRKRVGAGPGSGSGGTSGRGNKGAGQRSGTEHGPKFEGGQMPLVRRIPKRGMQKGKKINRMHNPKGAEKLRYQVINFSRLAEWDASLTVNAENLVEKGLIRYKDRPLKLLAAGELKKPLNFTVNAASGKARELVEKSGGKLEVMK; the protein is encoded by the coding sequence ATGGCTGAGCTGTTGAAAAGACACCCAGGCGCTCACAAGCGCCGCAAGCGCGTAGGCGCTGGACCAGGCTCAGGTTCGGGTGGGACTTCCGGTCGCGGCAATAAAGGTGCAGGTCAGCGTTCGGGCACCGAACACGGACCAAAGTTTGAAGGCGGCCAGATGCCTCTCGTAAGGCGCATCCCAAAGAGAGGCATGCAGAAGGGGAAGAAGATTAACCGCATGCACAACCCGAAGGGCGCAGAAAAGCTGCGCTATCAGGTTATCAACTTCTCAAGACTTGCTGAATGGGACGCTTCGCTAACCGTCAATGCAGAAAATCTCGTAGAGAAGGGTCTAATCAGGTATAAGGACCGCCCATTGAAACTCCTTGCCGCGGGCGAACTCAAGAAACCTCTGAATTTTACCGTAAATGCAGCTTCCGGCAAAGCCCGTGAGCTCGTCGAGAAATCGGGCGGAAAACTCGAGGTGATGAAATGA
- the rpmJ gene encoding 50S ribosomal protein L36, translating into MKVKASIKKRCEHCKIVKRHGRVLVLCKRNPKHKQRQG; encoded by the coding sequence ATGAAGGTTAAAGCATCAATTAAGAAACGTTGCGAACATTGCAAGATAGTCAAGCGCCACGGCAGGGTGCTTGTTCTCTGCAAACGCAACCCGAAGCACAAACAGAGACAGGGTTAG